One segment of Agromyces albus DNA contains the following:
- a CDS encoding LacI family DNA-binding transcriptional regulator yields the protein MSNEIGGRVSTTLHDVAHHAGVSIKTVSNVVNGLGRVSAATRERVLASIAQLDYRPNLSARSLRSGRTGVIGLAIPELSLAYFAQLADAVIEEAERRDLVVLIEQTRGGDRARELELLRGPRRQLTDGLIFSPFGMTEEDTELLDIRSPLVLLGERLPGANADRVTMRNVEAGAAATASLLKLGRERVAVIGAHLDARLGSAVLRYEGYVQALQEHGIELRDELVVEVDLWHRSNGAKAMRELLARGEPFDALFAMNDELALGALRVLQEDGIDVPTDVALIGFDNVDDGRFSRPSLSTVDPGRSEIASMAVDLLLERIGGATTDDVPPRELQSPFRIIERESTSDE from the coding sequence GTGTCGAACGAGATCGGAGGACGAGTGAGTACGACGCTGCACGATGTCGCACATCACGCCGGCGTCTCCATCAAGACCGTCTCGAACGTCGTGAACGGGCTCGGCAGGGTCAGCGCGGCGACGCGCGAGCGGGTGCTCGCCTCGATCGCCCAGCTCGACTACCGACCCAACCTGTCCGCCCGCAGCCTGCGCTCCGGTCGAACGGGCGTCATCGGCCTCGCCATCCCCGAGCTGTCACTCGCCTACTTCGCGCAACTCGCAGATGCAGTGATCGAGGAGGCCGAGCGACGCGACCTCGTCGTCCTCATCGAGCAGACGCGTGGCGGCGACCGTGCCCGTGAACTCGAGCTCCTGCGCGGCCCGCGACGACAGCTCACCGATGGGCTCATCTTCAGCCCGTTCGGCATGACGGAGGAGGACACCGAGCTCCTCGACATCCGCTCGCCGCTCGTCCTGCTCGGCGAGCGGCTGCCCGGCGCGAACGCCGACCGCGTGACCATGCGCAATGTCGAGGCGGGCGCGGCGGCGACTGCGAGCCTGTTGAAGCTGGGGCGTGAGCGGGTTGCCGTCATCGGCGCGCATCTCGATGCACGCCTCGGTTCCGCCGTTCTCCGCTACGAGGGTTACGTGCAGGCGCTCCAGGAGCACGGCATCGAGCTGCGCGACGAGCTCGTCGTGGAGGTCGACCTCTGGCACCGCAGCAACGGCGCCAAGGCGATGCGCGAACTGCTCGCGCGGGGCGAGCCATTCGATGCGCTGTTCGCCATGAACGACGAACTCGCGCTCGGCGCCCTGCGGGTGCTGCAGGAAGATGGCATCGACGTGCCGACCGACGTCGCGCTCATCGGATTCGACAACGTCGACGATGGACGCTTTTCGCGACCGAGCCTCTCGACCGTCGACCCGGGTCGTTCTGAGATCGCTTCGATGGCGGTCGATCTGCTGCTCGAGCGTATCGGCGGCGCCACCACCGACGACGTTCCACCGCGCGAGCTGCAGTCGCCGTTCCGCATCATCGAACGCGAGTCGACCAGCGACGAATGA
- a CDS encoding LacI family DNA-binding transcriptional regulator: MTNGASSHERVTRSDVARYAGVSTAVVSYVVNEGPRPVAAATAERVRNAIRVLGYRPNVSARALRTGSTRLLGFIFPEIDNPLWAEFALAVGDAAAKRGFDLILANSEGDATVERQHILNMAARQVDGIIITSVLARPDVAALPDTGIPTILLNTFREVHTFNSVGVDAFKGAYEGVQHLIGHGHTTIGLIIGGSGGADIELREAAWLQAIRDAGLPDGPIARDAFSRAGGYRAGLRLFAGPNWPSAVFVSSDLQAIGLYRALYESGLSVPGDVAVVAFDGTKESEFTNPQLTVVQQPVQEMAATAVEQVLDKEVDAPRRLVQPATLVIRQSCGCE; encoded by the coding sequence GTGACCAACGGTGCATCGTCGCACGAGCGAGTCACGCGCTCCGACGTTGCCCGCTATGCCGGGGTGAGCACCGCTGTCGTCAGCTACGTGGTCAACGAAGGACCGCGGCCGGTCGCCGCCGCCACAGCAGAACGCGTCCGCAACGCGATCCGCGTGCTCGGCTACCGTCCCAATGTCAGCGCGCGAGCCCTCCGAACCGGAAGCACACGGCTTCTCGGGTTCATCTTTCCCGAGATCGACAACCCGCTGTGGGCGGAATTCGCGCTCGCCGTGGGGGACGCGGCGGCCAAACGCGGCTTCGATCTGATCCTCGCCAACAGTGAGGGCGATGCGACCGTCGAGCGGCAGCACATCCTCAACATGGCAGCACGGCAGGTCGACGGCATCATCATCACGAGCGTCTTGGCGCGCCCGGATGTCGCAGCTCTTCCCGATACCGGGATACCCACGATTCTGCTGAATACGTTCCGCGAGGTGCACACCTTCAACAGCGTCGGCGTCGACGCATTCAAGGGAGCTTATGAGGGCGTGCAGCACCTGATAGGCCACGGTCACACCACGATCGGTCTCATCATCGGTGGCAGCGGCGGCGCCGACATCGAGCTCCGAGAGGCAGCCTGGCTCCAGGCCATTCGAGATGCGGGCCTGCCTGACGGGCCGATCGCTCGCGACGCGTTTTCCCGTGCGGGTGGCTACCGGGCCGGCCTTCGACTCTTCGCCGGTCCCAACTGGCCGAGTGCCGTCTTCGTCAGCTCCGATCTGCAGGCCATCGGCCTGTACCGCGCGCTCTACGAGTCGGGACTCTCCGTGCCGGGCGACGTCGCGGTGGTCGCCTTCGACGGCACGAAGGAATCCGAGTTCACCAATCCCCAACTCACGGTCGTGCAGCAACCGGTGCAGGAGATGGCCGCCACCGCCGTCGAGCAGGTCCTCGACAAAGAGGTCGATGCCCCCCGGCGTCTCGTGCAGCCGGCGACGCTGGTGATTCGTCAGTCATGCGGGTGCGAGTAA
- a CDS encoding Gfo/Idh/MocA family protein, whose protein sequence is MISIGVVGAGQFAAQFATLFKMHPDVSAVMVTDLLPERATELVDREELDGTVADFEALLASDVDAIALFTQRWTHGPLVVQALRAGKHVYSAVPMAISQEEISAIIDAVRETGLTYMMGETSHYNPATVFARKKVAEGAFGRIFYAEGDYVHDMDLGFYSAYQYSGGAEWKKTASYPPMLYPTHSVGGVLGAIPGHAVSVSCIGVRDDRNDGVFDKEISQFDNDFSNASALFELDNGGVMRINEMRRVGYPSQIRESRFRYFGTEASFEQLATVSVWQDKHDVFDISDQIETKPTMSLDDPSLANVAPELREAFVSGYAEVHDVDRLPEVYHGVPSGHEGSHHFLVDDFVRAVVDRTLPPVNAWVAARYTLPGIIAHQSALQGGARLEIPDFGDAPASADASNTLDRQAS, encoded by the coding sequence ATGATCTCCATCGGAGTGGTGGGAGCTGGGCAATTCGCCGCCCAGTTCGCCACGCTGTTCAAGATGCACCCCGACGTGAGCGCCGTCATGGTGACGGATCTGCTGCCCGAGAGGGCAACGGAGCTGGTGGACCGTGAAGAGTTGGACGGCACGGTTGCCGACTTCGAGGCACTTCTTGCCTCCGACGTCGATGCGATCGCGCTCTTCACTCAGCGCTGGACGCACGGACCGCTCGTCGTCCAGGCGCTTCGTGCCGGCAAGCATGTGTACTCGGCTGTCCCGATGGCGATCTCTCAAGAGGAGATCTCGGCGATCATCGACGCGGTACGCGAGACCGGTCTGACCTACATGATGGGCGAGACCAGTCACTACAACCCGGCCACCGTCTTCGCGAGGAAGAAGGTCGCCGAGGGAGCTTTCGGCCGCATCTTCTATGCCGAGGGTGACTATGTCCACGACATGGACCTGGGGTTCTACTCCGCCTACCAGTACAGCGGCGGTGCCGAGTGGAAGAAGACCGCCAGCTACCCGCCGATGCTCTATCCCACCCACTCGGTCGGTGGGGTGCTGGGTGCGATCCCGGGCCATGCGGTGAGTGTCAGCTGCATCGGAGTCCGAGACGACCGCAACGACGGAGTCTTCGACAAGGAGATCAGCCAGTTCGACAACGACTTCTCGAACGCCAGCGCCCTGTTCGAGCTCGACAACGGCGGCGTCATGCGCATCAACGAGATGCGGCGCGTGGGCTACCCCTCGCAGATCAGGGAGTCCCGGTTCCGGTACTTCGGCACCGAGGCCAGTTTCGAGCAGCTTGCCACGGTCAGCGTGTGGCAAGACAAGCACGATGTCTTCGACATCAGCGACCAGATCGAGACCAAGCCGACGATGTCCCTCGACGACCCCTCGCTTGCAAACGTCGCACCCGAATTGCGGGAGGCGTTCGTGTCGGGCTACGCCGAAGTCCACGACGTCGATCGACTCCCCGAGGTTTATCACGGCGTTCCGAGTGGGCACGAAGGCAGCCACCACTTCCTCGTCGACGACTTCGTTCGTGCCGTCGTCGATCGAACCCTTCCTCCCGTGAACGCGTGGGTGGCTGCCCGGTACACGCTGCCCGGCATCATCGCGCACCAGTCCGCTCTCCAGGGCGGCGCTCGCCTCGAGATCCCCGATTTCGGGGATGCCCCAGCCTCGGCTGACGCGTCGAATACACTCGACCGACAAGCAAGCTGA
- a CDS encoding Lrp/AsnC family transcriptional regulator: protein MAIPLDDLDRRLLAALRADAREPIASLARKLDVTRATVNSRIDRLIASGVIVGFSAVIREQDDLDSVRAIALIEVEGRTTTDVIRHLRGIPEIRSLHTTNGSWDLVAEIQTDSLGNFDRVLGAIRSIHGVQNSETSLLLSSVML from the coding sequence ATGGCGATCCCGCTCGATGACCTTGACCGGCGTCTCCTGGCGGCCTTACGGGCCGATGCCCGGGAGCCGATCGCCAGTCTTGCCCGCAAACTCGACGTGACGCGGGCCACCGTGAACAGCCGGATCGATCGGCTCATCGCCTCGGGTGTCATCGTCGGGTTCTCCGCGGTGATCCGTGAGCAGGACGACCTCGACTCGGTGCGGGCGATCGCGCTCATCGAGGTCGAGGGGCGCACCACGACCGACGTCATCCGCCACCTACGGGGCATCCCCGAGATTCGCTCGCTGCACACCACGAACGGCAGCTGGGACCTCGTGGCGGAGATCCAGACCGACAGTCTCGGGAACTTCGACCGGGTGCTCGGCGCGATCCGGTCGATCCACGGCGTGCAGAACAGCGAGACGAGCCTGCTGCTCAGCTCGGTGATGCTCTGA
- the ctlX gene encoding citrulline utilization hydrolase CtlX translates to MSVQAPSAVVLIRPHRFRPNPETAVDNAFQSLDPGRSDEEIALAAYNEVTAAAAALESAGVGVHLFEDPDGSRPDSVFPNNWFSTHPDGRVATYPMFTPNRRAERRWDVIEFLEREYVVGEVVDYSGLERDGIFLEGTGAMVLDHVNRIAYVARSHRADPVAFERFCADFEYEPMLFDAVDEHGVPIYHTNVMMAVATDFALVGLDLITPAERREEVASRLADSGREVVVLSAGQVHEFAGNAIELRGSRGRILAMSRRAEASLTTAQREIIERSCRILAVDVETIELAGGSVRCMIAGIHLDRRPRSLRRMDEDSPRGW, encoded by the coding sequence TTGAGCGTTCAGGCGCCGAGCGCGGTCGTGCTCATCCGCCCGCACCGATTCCGGCCGAACCCCGAGACTGCCGTCGACAACGCCTTCCAGTCGCTCGATCCCGGCCGTAGCGATGAGGAGATCGCACTCGCCGCTTATAACGAGGTGACGGCCGCGGCCGCGGCGCTCGAGAGCGCCGGCGTCGGCGTGCACCTCTTCGAGGACCCCGATGGCAGTCGCCCCGACAGCGTGTTCCCGAACAACTGGTTCTCGACGCATCCCGACGGTCGCGTCGCGACGTATCCGATGTTCACCCCGAATCGACGAGCCGAGCGACGGTGGGACGTCATCGAGTTCCTTGAGCGCGAGTACGTCGTCGGCGAGGTGGTGGACTACTCCGGACTCGAACGCGACGGCATCTTCCTCGAGGGCACCGGCGCAATGGTGCTCGACCACGTCAACAGAATCGCCTACGTGGCGCGGTCGCATCGGGCCGACCCGGTCGCGTTCGAGCGGTTCTGCGCGGACTTCGAGTACGAGCCGATGCTGTTCGACGCGGTCGACGAGCACGGCGTGCCGATCTATCACACGAATGTGATGATGGCCGTCGCGACCGATTTCGCCCTGGTCGGACTCGACCTGATCACTCCGGCAGAGCGCCGGGAGGAGGTTGCGAGCCGCCTTGCCGACTCGGGCCGGGAGGTCGTCGTGCTCAGCGCGGGCCAGGTGCACGAGTTCGCCGGCAATGCGATCGAGCTTCGCGGCTCGCGCGGGCGGATTCTCGCGATGTCTCGCCGGGCTGAGGCGAGCCTCACCACCGCCCAGCGCGAGATCATCGAGCGGAGCTGCCGGATCCTCGCCGTTGACGTCGAGACGATCGAACTCGCCGGCGGCTCCGTCCGCTGCATGATCGCCGGCATCCACCTCGATCGGCGGCCGAGGTCGCTGCGGCGCATGGATGAGGACTCTCCGCGGGGTTGGTGA
- a CDS encoding RNA polymerase sigma factor, translating into MPSSRSVPGKGINADAFPAVLLAAQSGASWACTNLWVDHAPAVTAFLRARGSYEPEDLTSEVFLAVFDQLDRFRGGEAEFRTFVFTIAYRRLVDELRKRSKRGHDVEWSDELDARRSPSAEHEAIENLTDASARAVLDGLPPDQRNVMVLRIVADLTVEQVAEILGKRPGAVKALQRRALQSLRKKFSAGRTPTAASGDSRE; encoded by the coding sequence ATGCCCTCATCCCGTTCGGTCCCCGGCAAGGGCATCAATGCCGACGCCTTCCCAGCGGTGCTCCTTGCAGCCCAGTCGGGTGCGTCGTGGGCGTGCACGAATCTGTGGGTCGACCATGCCCCAGCGGTCACCGCCTTCCTCAGGGCTCGCGGGTCGTACGAGCCCGAAGACCTGACGAGCGAGGTGTTCCTCGCGGTCTTCGACCAGCTCGACCGCTTCCGCGGAGGCGAGGCGGAATTCCGCACGTTCGTGTTCACGATCGCGTATCGGCGGCTCGTCGACGAGCTGCGCAAGCGGTCGAAGCGCGGCCACGACGTCGAGTGGAGCGACGAGCTCGACGCGCGTCGAAGCCCCAGCGCAGAGCACGAGGCGATCGAGAATCTCACGGATGCCTCGGCGCGAGCGGTGCTCGACGGGCTCCCGCCCGACCAGCGAAATGTCATGGTGTTGCGCATCGTCGCCGACCTCACCGTCGAGCAGGTTGCCGAGATCCTCGGCAAGCGCCCGGGCGCCGTGAAGGCGCTGCAGCGACGCGCGCTCCAGTCACTTCGAAAAAAGTTCTCCGCAGGGCGTACCCCTACGGCGGCATCCGGCGATAGCAGGGAGTGA
- a CDS encoding SDR family oxidoreductase: MNGSSHVIVITGASSGIGRETALEFGRRGARVVAAARNHEALETLAAEIRRIGGEALPVVTDVSDFDQVAALAKHAAERFGRIDTWVNNAAVSTYGTVEQMEAEELHRVVEVNLMGQIYGMKAALPYLRESGGCLINVSSALAERAIPLQAAYCAAKHGVDGFGEALRMELRAAGSSVRVVDVLPSSINTPLFTHARSKIGVKPKPVGRIYEPSVVAEAIVMAADHPVREVYAGFAGRLLTIGQRISPRLTDWYLSGPGDAVAGQRTDRPDEGVDNLFTPSTGPGSTTGEFGQRSKSTSVYTRVFAPHPAATRAAVMVGFTMAAVMLRRARWSPMNRVRDLRVRPDLLYVSSGWNVLITDVHGAVAGVDPEGFYARNTRVLSRERITVNGQEPRAFSTAKVGAHAQLSYARLVDGDTLPRRGAYLMLDRFLGEGLRTRIRVRSYSDVEHRFQLRIELDADFADTEEAERGQRRQRGAVSRAWDAERKTLRLDYEHEGLELAVETTVETSVAVADQDGVLTLELAVAPGDTTVLDLVTEPLIDGTRYRAPPATYAEPDDPAAQARTVLWNELATLRSTNIDVATAWQTAVGDLSCLPLGEPPGPAAPIAGLPVYQQIFGRDTLTTSWQALLAGPTMLRDSLLLNAAHIGRRIDDWRDEEPGKMLHQARHGPLSKLGLDPFTGYYGDMSTTPDFLIFLGQYLAWTGDLDTVRRLLPVARQALQWLARYADPDGDGFIEYETRSEGGVKNQGWKDSDTAIVDERGHVVDNPLATSELQGYHYAALRYGALAFGAAGDRAYAVDLTARAARLRRRFHDEYWMPEHGCYALALGPDKQQVRSVNSNDGQLLATGIVPTRFAPTVARRLLAPDMFSGWGIRTLSADHPAYDPFSYHRGSVWPVEAGTCALGLARYGCWDQLHLLAEATFGAAALFEGHRLPEVISGLPRDDAHPYPGVYPYACSPQAWSASAIVALVQALLMMRPVVTLRTLLVDPHLPPWLPDLTLEGLRLGSSTFDLIVRRDRRGGAVVKARGDRIGVVHQPTMQARRTHLGIHIPPSA; this comes from the coding sequence ATGAACGGTTCATCACACGTCATCGTCATCACCGGTGCGTCATCCGGTATCGGCCGCGAGACGGCGCTCGAATTCGGACGCCGGGGCGCGCGTGTCGTGGCTGCCGCGCGCAATCACGAGGCGTTGGAGACGCTTGCCGCCGAGATACGCCGGATCGGCGGTGAGGCCCTGCCCGTCGTCACCGACGTGAGCGACTTCGACCAGGTGGCCGCGCTTGCGAAGCACGCCGCCGAGCGTTTCGGTCGCATCGACACGTGGGTGAACAACGCCGCCGTCTCCACGTACGGCACCGTCGAGCAGATGGAGGCCGAAGAACTCCATCGAGTCGTCGAGGTCAATCTGATGGGCCAGATCTACGGCATGAAAGCTGCACTTCCCTACCTTCGCGAGTCCGGCGGATGCCTCATCAACGTCTCCTCCGCGCTCGCCGAACGTGCGATCCCGCTGCAGGCCGCCTACTGCGCGGCCAAGCATGGCGTCGACGGCTTCGGGGAAGCCCTTCGGATGGAGCTGCGGGCCGCAGGATCGTCTGTCCGGGTGGTGGACGTGCTGCCGTCGTCGATCAACACTCCGTTGTTCACCCACGCTCGCTCCAAGATCGGGGTGAAGCCCAAGCCGGTGGGGCGGATCTACGAGCCGTCCGTGGTCGCCGAGGCGATCGTGATGGCGGCAGACCATCCGGTGCGTGAGGTCTATGCGGGTTTCGCCGGCCGATTGCTCACGATCGGCCAGCGCATCAGCCCTCGGCTCACCGACTGGTACTTGAGCGGACCGGGTGACGCCGTCGCCGGCCAGCGCACCGATCGTCCCGATGAGGGCGTCGACAATCTCTTCACCCCGAGCACGGGGCCGGGCAGCACGACCGGCGAGTTCGGACAGCGATCGAAGTCCACGAGTGTCTACACGAGGGTCTTCGCGCCGCATCCGGCCGCCACCCGCGCCGCCGTCATGGTCGGCTTCACCATGGCGGCGGTCATGCTTCGTCGCGCCCGGTGGTCGCCGATGAACCGGGTTCGGGATCTCCGAGTCCGGCCAGACCTGCTTTATGTGTCGAGCGGATGGAACGTGCTGATCACCGACGTGCACGGCGCCGTCGCCGGCGTCGACCCGGAGGGGTTCTACGCTCGCAATACCCGCGTGCTCAGCCGGGAACGCATCACCGTGAACGGTCAGGAGCCGAGGGCGTTCAGCACGGCCAAGGTGGGCGCGCACGCGCAGCTCTCGTACGCGAGACTCGTCGACGGCGACACCCTGCCGCGCCGCGGCGCCTACCTGATGCTGGATCGATTCCTCGGCGAGGGCCTTCGCACCCGGATTCGGGTACGGAGCTACTCCGACGTCGAGCACCGCTTCCAGCTGCGCATCGAGCTCGATGCCGATTTCGCCGACACCGAGGAAGCCGAGCGAGGGCAACGACGCCAGCGCGGCGCGGTGAGCCGGGCGTGGGATGCCGAGCGCAAGACCTTGCGGCTCGACTATGAGCATGAGGGCCTCGAGCTGGCCGTTGAGACCACCGTCGAGACATCCGTCGCCGTTGCAGACCAGGATGGCGTGCTCACCCTCGAGCTTGCGGTCGCCCCCGGCGACACCACCGTTCTCGACCTGGTGACGGAACCGCTCATCGACGGCACCAGATACCGCGCGCCACCGGCCACGTACGCCGAACCGGACGATCCGGCTGCGCAGGCCCGCACCGTACTGTGGAACGAATTGGCCACGCTGCGGTCCACCAACATCGATGTCGCCACCGCGTGGCAGACGGCCGTGGGCGATCTGTCCTGCTTGCCCCTCGGCGAGCCGCCCGGCCCCGCCGCACCCATCGCAGGACTGCCCGTCTACCAGCAGATCTTCGGTCGCGACACGCTCACCACGAGCTGGCAGGCGTTGCTGGCCGGTCCGACCATGCTGCGCGATTCGCTGCTGCTCAACGCGGCACACATCGGACGGCGCATCGACGACTGGCGCGACGAGGAGCCGGGGAAGATGTTGCACCAGGCGCGACACGGCCCGCTGTCGAAGCTCGGTCTCGATCCGTTCACCGGCTACTACGGCGACATGTCCACGACGCCCGACTTCCTCATCTTCCTCGGCCAGTACCTCGCGTGGACCGGCGACCTCGACACCGTCCGCCGGTTGCTCCCGGTGGCGCGGCAGGCACTCCAATGGCTCGCCCGCTACGCAGACCCCGATGGCGACGGATTCATCGAGTACGAGACGCGATCCGAGGGCGGCGTCAAGAACCAGGGCTGGAAGGACTCGGACACCGCGATCGTCGATGAACGTGGGCACGTCGTCGACAATCCGCTTGCCACGAGCGAGCTGCAGGGCTATCACTATGCCGCGCTTCGCTACGGCGCACTGGCCTTCGGCGCCGCAGGAGACCGTGCATATGCCGTCGACCTGACCGCTCGTGCCGCCCGCCTCCGACGCCGGTTCCACGACGAGTACTGGATGCCCGAGCACGGATGCTACGCACTGGCGCTCGGCCCCGACAAGCAGCAGGTGAGATCGGTCAACTCGAACGACGGCCAACTGCTGGCCACCGGCATCGTCCCCACCCGGTTTGCGCCGACCGTCGCGCGACGGCTCCTGGCGCCCGACATGTTCAGCGGCTGGGGAATCCGAACGCTCTCGGCGGACCACCCTGCATACGACCCGTTCAGCTATCACCGGGGCAGCGTGTGGCCCGTTGAGGCCGGCACGTGCGCCCTCGGCCTGGCACGATACGGATGCTGGGACCAGCTGCACCTCCTCGCCGAAGCCACGTTCGGCGCGGCCGCGCTGTTCGAGGGGCACCGCCTGCCCGAGGTGATCTCCGGTCTCCCGCGGGACGATGCGCATCCGTACCCCGGCGTCTATCCATACGCGTGCTCGCCGCAGGCCTGGTCGGCCAGCGCGATCGTCGCCCTCGTGCAGGCCTTGCTCATGATGCGGCCGGTGGTGACCTTGCGGACCCTCCTCGTCGACCCGCACCTGCCGCCCTGGCTCCCCGACCTCACCCTCGAGGGCCTTCGGCTCGGAAGCTCCACCTTCGACCTGATCGTGCGACGTGACCGTCGTGGCGGCGCCGTCGTGAAGGCTCGCGGCGATCGCATCGGGGTCGTCCACCAGCCGACCATGCAGGCGCGGCGTACCCACCTCGGCATCCATATTCCGCCGTCGGCATAG
- a CDS encoding DUF2231 domain-containing protein gives MDDFTRLHLAKHPRTVLAGPYGHPFHPILVTIPIGTWIASVVFDGIGLIVDDPTPFALGAQVLIAIGVIGALVAAVFGFLDFSVIPARTPAKRTAVIHMTLNLTATVLFAVNYFVRAASDHDEVSVVGLVLTVIGLAIIGVSGWLGGKLAYYYGVRVAEERTQAEGFR, from the coding sequence GTGGACGACTTCACTCGACTCCATCTGGCCAAGCATCCGCGCACTGTGCTGGCCGGGCCGTACGGCCATCCCTTCCATCCGATCCTCGTCACCATCCCGATCGGCACCTGGATCGCGAGCGTCGTGTTCGACGGCATCGGCCTGATCGTGGATGACCCGACGCCCTTCGCACTCGGCGCGCAGGTGCTGATCGCCATCGGCGTCATCGGGGCGCTTGTCGCGGCGGTGTTCGGATTCCTCGACTTCTCGGTCATCCCTGCCCGGACTCCCGCGAAGCGAACCGCCGTGATCCACATGACGCTGAACCTCACCGCCACCGTGCTGTTCGCCGTGAACTACTTCGTGCGCGCGGCATCCGATCACGACGAGGTCAGCGTCGTCGGCCTCGTGCTCACCGTCATCGGACTTGCGATCATCGGTGTCTCAGGATGGCTCGGCGGCAAGCTCGCGTACTACTACGGCGTTCGCGTCGCCGAGGAGCGCACGCAAGCGGAGGGCTTCCGCTGA
- a CDS encoding DUF4406 domain-containing protein: METPLLILIAGPYRSGTNGDSDAIARNLARLEEAAWPIFRRGHVPMIGEWVALPVLRGVEEAAQADGGGDVMYETAARLLEHCDAVLRLPGESSGADTDVAIARRRGIPVYFDLEEIPQRA; the protein is encoded by the coding sequence ATGGAAACTCCACTGCTCATTCTCATCGCCGGCCCGTACCGTTCGGGAACGAACGGCGACTCCGACGCCATCGCCCGCAACCTGGCACGACTCGAGGAGGCCGCCTGGCCGATCTTCCGTCGAGGGCACGTGCCGATGATCGGCGAGTGGGTCGCGCTGCCGGTGCTCCGCGGCGTCGAGGAGGCCGCGCAGGCCGACGGCGGCGGCGACGTCATGTACGAGACGGCTGCGCGGTTGCTCGAGCACTGCGATGCCGTGCTGCGACTGCCGGGGGAGTCGAGCGGCGCCGACACGGATGTCGCGATCGCCCGTCGGCGCGGCATCCCCGTGTACTTCGATCTCGAGGAGATCCCGCAGCGCGCGTGA
- a CDS encoding DeoR/GlpR family DNA-binding transcription regulator, with the protein MLSAQRRDHLLAILAADGRVVAKDVATALGISEDSIRRDLRALAEAGLCQRVYGGALPVSAAIRPYGDRLSLATESKERVARAALALIRPGTSAILDAGTTTLAMARLLPADLEVTIITPSPTVAIALAEHPLVEIVLIGGRLSRHSMVTSGPLAAEAIRRVRADVCFLGVTGVHPDAGLTTGDLDDAATKRALAEQASESYILASAEKLGVASAYPVLEFDETAGIVVDPAAELDPRLADGLRDRGAELI; encoded by the coding sequence ATGCTGAGTGCCCAACGTCGAGATCATCTGCTCGCGATCCTCGCGGCCGATGGGCGCGTCGTCGCGAAAGACGTGGCCACCGCGCTCGGCATCTCGGAAGACAGCATCCGACGCGACCTGCGCGCCCTGGCCGAAGCCGGGCTGTGCCAGCGGGTGTACGGCGGGGCACTCCCGGTCTCGGCCGCGATCAGGCCGTACGGCGATCGGCTCTCGCTCGCGACCGAGAGCAAGGAGCGGGTCGCGCGCGCGGCGCTGGCGCTCATCCGTCCGGGCACGAGCGCGATCCTCGACGCCGGCACGACGACCCTCGCGATGGCGCGACTGCTGCCCGCCGACCTCGAGGTCACCATCATCACGCCGAGTCCCACCGTCGCGATCGCGCTGGCGGAGCATCCGCTCGTCGAGATCGTGCTGATCGGCGGCCGGCTCTCGCGGCACTCGATGGTGACGAGCGGGCCGCTCGCCGCCGAGGCGATCCGGCGAGTCAGGGCCGATGTCTGCTTCCTGGGCGTGACCGGCGTGCATCCCGACGCCGGGCTCACAACTGGCGACCTCGACGATGCCGCCACCAAGCGCGCCCTCGCCGAACAGGCATCCGAGTCCTACATCCTCGCGAGCGCCGAGAAGCTCGGGGTCGCGTCGGCGTACCCGGTGCTCGAGTTCGACGAGACCGCGGGCATCGTCGTCGATCCCGCTGCCGAGCTCGATCCACGACTCGCTGACGGGTTGCGTGATCGTGGAGCCGAGCTGATCTGA